CTGCGTCCAAACACTTGCGCAAATCCGATTCAACCACCAACCTTACCGATACCCTGcctctccactcacatcctgCCCCCATACCCAACGGACCCCTTTCTCCCGAATCTCGTCGACCCTCCCTTGTAAACCTTATCTCCGCACCACCGACGACCACGGCTCCCGATACCCCCGAGACGGCTGCCTcacccatcctcatcggtCTGAAGGCCGAGCTCTCCACAGCGCAAAGTGTGCTGGGCGAACTGCAAATTCAGCTCACTTCGCACGAACAGTCAGTTCACGATGCTCATGCTCATCTTCAAGCCAatctcgacgagcttcGAACACGTcgaaaggaggatgacgcCGAGAGACAAGAATTGAAGTCACGAACTAAGAGTTTGGAAGAGCAGAAACGACAAGCGGAGGCTGCTCGTCGtgaggcggagaagaaatTCAGATCTGTAAAAGAAGTAAGGGACGGTCTGGAGGCCAAGATCATTGCCGCCGAGAACGAGATACGGGATTTGAAGGAATTCATGGAGAATAGTGAGAAGAATGTACGAATATCacaggaagagggagcAAAGCACGTTGCGGAaacgagagaagaggtggaagcaAGGAAACGGGAGATGGATAATGTAGAGGGAGAGATTACGGATCTGGAGGCCAAGAACGAGGATTTAGGGAATCAGATCAAGGAGGCCGAAGAGAGACTCAGAGCGATCATCGAAGCTGGCGAagcggcgaagaaggttggaccggaagaggagatgatgatgatggctgCAGCGTACGAGGCGGCTGCTCAGGAGGGTTTCCTTCATGGATATCAACATGCTCATGGGGGAACCAATCAATGGGCGAGTCAGGCCGCTGCGTACATGGCAGAGGCCGGTATGCCTCATCTTGGTTACGAATACACTGCTCGTCCAACACACCCCTCCTCGACTACTGGGACAGGTTTTGGACATCTCTCAAGGCAGAACAACAATTCGGGGTCTTCTCGCGATCTGGGCGAGTTGAGACGTTCAACGGATATTGCTGGTTTCGAGGATTTCGGACCGGGTCCTTCTGCAGGAAACAGACGTTCGCCTTCACCACCCCAGCCTCCGAGTGACACAGAGTCGGATATCTACGGACACGATTCAGGATCCCCTGATGGCGgtatctcttcttctttcagTGCGAATCTCTTGCCTCAGGGTTTGTTCCGTTCTCTTGAAGGTGACCAGACGCCTCTTGTCGGCGGTGACGAAGACCTACCGAGCTCATTCGAGGAGCCGCTCAATCTTGTTCTGGGTGATGCAGCCCAGCTagctgatgatggggaCATTCACTCCGGCAGTGATtctggagaggaggaagacgatgttTGGACTTCGCCAATTGTTGAATCTAGAACActtccaactcaccaacaaccgtctcttcaccttcaacAACAGCACAAGCGACTCAGCGGAAACGCCGGACGACTCTTGCCTCCGACGAGCTCGTCCCCCTCGGCATCATCTGGTAACCTCAACGGCAATAGTGCGAGCGCTACCACTCCGCCTGCGATGCCTGGACTGCCAGCTCTCCCCGGGTCCAGACGCTGGTTCTCTGGGACCCTGTCATCCGACAACATCCCTTCAACATTCGGCTTCATGCATCCTACTACCTCCAACGACTCGCTAAACCATCTTCCTGGATACGAGAACTCGCCTTTCGCGCCTACCAGCAGTGAGAAGAAAGCTCTCGCTGCGGCGAAATGGGCCCCGTTCTCCAAACGATGGGCTGGGACCAGCTCGTCGAATGCTGAAGACGATTCGAGTTCAGGTTGGCCAAGATCGACCAGTGCGACGGCGCTTGGCTCGACCACGATGGGATCAAGTGGGATCGGAATGGACGGATCTGAAGATGGTGTGGATAAGAGTGGCTCAGGTTGGGGTTCGGAGAAGAAACCATTCAGATTCTTCTCACTAAGGAAGTCAGCTGGTGGTGCTGGGTCTCAGAACGGTGGACCGTAGATTGGTTTTTTGGTATGGAGTGAATGCGATCGCAAGTGCTTGGGCCGATAATCAGTGTCAATTGTGCTCTGTCCCCTGTACCTCGCGTTGTAATAGCTACTTGCTAGAGGACCAGTCTGGAGATGCCAACTTCGTGCTTGCTTCATGAGTGTCAGTTAGCCTGTGTCCACGTAGCGAAACACAGGCTCACGGTAAAGGTCTCGTTACAATGTTCATTGTCGCATTCTAGAACGCATCAATGATGTGCAAGTACATCGAGCTGCTCGATCCTTCGCCTAGATGCTATTGATACCTACCGCTACAGATGGGAGACTTGCTCGCTATGGTCATATTCTCACCAACCATGTTTCTTTCCCGTGTTCGACGTATACATGGACTacacacccacacccacacccaaCTCCCATattcccttctccctttctcgaAGACAGCTCACGGTAATGGCAACTAGGTTGACTTTGACGTTATTCACTCGACCACACGTTCCTTTGCTGCTTTCTCGAGACCTTGCCAATAACGCAATTGCACGGCCAAGATCTTGGCTTCGTCGAGATTTGGAGGTGTCTGGGAGAAGGCAGTGGTGAGGGATTGGATGAGGTCTGATACTTTTTCTGTGAGAGCGGGCGAATCAAAGGGGAGGAAATGAAACACAAGAGCGAACGTCAGCGACATTGTCTAGTCTGCCCAAGGAAGCACAtaagaaagaggaaagaacCAACTCCGACtcggactcacctcgattcGAACTTCGGATAGACTCAATCTCGTCTGGACTGGAAGCGTCCTCTagctcttctctcgcttcgaGGATCTcggcaaggaggaggggatcatcgatcttgtccGTCTCTTCGGGACCCTGTTGGTGTATTGAGAGCTGGGCGGGTTAAGAGGTGGGGTTCTCTCGTCAGCTTGTCACAGGGACGACTCTGAGGATTCAAAGACAGTCCGGCGGAAGAGAGCGGACTGGTatggagatggtggcgAGCGGTGGACGAGAGATTGGGAGCGAGTGTGGgtgtgagagatgagatgccGAGGATGGATAGCGGACAATGAGTGGTGACAAGTTCAAAGACGATACGCCAGATTGGCTTTGCTGAcgcaactcaccagatACTCTGCCCTCTTCAACTCATCCCCCAAAACATTATACGCCTCATTGACCCTGCCGCTCAACTCCCGAGCCATATCCACCGCCTTGTCGCCTTTACTACTATATTTGTCCGGATGCAGCTCCCTCTGTCTCCTCACCCACTTGCTCCGCAGATCAGCTTTATCCAACCCGTACCCATGAGCTGATATCGTCGCGAGTTCAGCGACCAGATCTAATTGTCCTCCCAGTCCTGTTCCTGTCCCTGATCCtgctgaagaggaggaagcgaggACGGGCGATGAGAGATATAACATTGAATGATGGGATAGAGAGGTTGGTAAGGGTAATAAGGTGGAACAGGACGGACAGGGCGATAAAGGTAACGGGATCTGCCGTTGACATGTCGGACAAGCTCGAGTAGGAGGAGTAG
The sequence above is drawn from the Kwoniella newhampshirensis strain CBS 13917 chromosome 7, whole genome shotgun sequence genome and encodes:
- a CDS encoding Fe-S protein assembly co-chaperone HscB, which codes for MILRLSPLSSASTLSSLSTRSISQISPRSCLSPRPQSQSHRIQRAAAAEASKRYNSTSTSTPPTRACPTCQRQIPLPLSPCPSCSTLLPLPTSLSHHSMLYLSSPVLASSSSAGSGTGTGLGGQLDLVAELATISAHGYGLDKADLRSKWVRRQRELHPDKYSSKGDKAVDMARELSGRVNEAYNVLGDELKRAEYLLSIHQQGPEETDKIDDPLLLAEILEAREELEDASSPDEIESIRSSNREKVSDLIQSLTTAFSQTPPNLDEAKILAVQLRYWQGLEKAAKERVVE